Proteins from one Impatiens glandulifera chromosome 2, dImpGla2.1, whole genome shotgun sequence genomic window:
- the LOC124924372 gene encoding rhamnogalacturonate lyase-like produces the protein MVETNYFFLRLWYWIITFLIIRQSTLPHLSNADTGNNTGTDNNNNNNTGSTMPNVKLLVEDKQVVIDNGIFQLTLSKPIGIVIGLRYNGIDNLIETNKSLLHGGFWDLNWSEPNDSRIRGQFDKLTGTSFEVIVETDEQVELSFVRTWDVSQKGKISPLNVDKRFVVLRGQSGFYSYGIFEHTKEMPAFYIFTTRIAFLLSVNKFHYMAMADNRQRFMPSPYDRLPGRGEPLEYKEAVRIINPVEKEFEGEVDDKYLYSCDDKDNKVHGWISMDPGVGFWLITPSNEFRTGGPFKQDLTSHVGPTTLAIFVTPHYGGTDLVVKLKEGEEWKKVYGPVFIYLNSDTKGDMNSEIQSWPYTFPASKDFPKSFQRGLVKGRLLVKDAYMSDTNIIAKNAYVGLTAPGIAGSWQRENKGYQFWTTTNEDGSFIIENVREGNYNLYASVSGFIGDYRYDTAINITAGAVVEVHDLIYQPPRDGPTLWEIGIPDRSAAEFFIPNPNPLYVNKLYLNHTDKFRQYGLWERYAELYPDNDLVYTIGVSDYKKDWFFVQVTRKNEDKSYNGTTWQIRFKLESVQETGNYTLRLALASAHVAKLEVRINEGDEESMPLLSTGAIGRDNAIARHGIHGLYWLFNVNITASMLMKGENIVYLKQAGNDSPFKGIMYDYIRFEGPPIQVS, from the exons ATGGTGGAAACAAACTATTTCTTCTTGAGGTTATGGTATTGGATCATAACATTCCTCATCATCAGACAATCGACATTGCCTCATCTTTCCAATGCAGACACCGGCAACAACACTGGCActgacaacaacaacaacaacaacaccGGTTCGACAATGCCTAATGTTAAGTTATTAGTCGAAGATAAACAG GTGGTGATTGACAATGGAATTTTCCAGCTTACACTATCAAAACCTATAGGGATTGTGATTGGTCTTCGATACAATGGGATAGATAATTTGATCGAGACTAACAAGAGTCTCTTACATGGAGG GTTTTGGGACCTTAATTGGAGTGAACCTAATGATAGTCGCATTAGAGGACAATTTGATAA GCTTACAGGAACAAGTTTTGAGGTTATAGTAGAAACAGATGAACAGGTGGAATTATCATTTGTGAGAACATGGGATGTCTCACAAAAAGGAAAGATTTCACCACTAAATGTAGACAAGAG GTTTGTGGTGCTTCGTGGTCAGTCTGGTTTCTATTCATATGGTATATTTGAACATACAAAGGAGATGCCGGCTTTCTACATCTTCACAACTAGGATTGCCTTTCTTCTTAGTGTTAACAA GTTTCACTATATGGCAATGGCGGATAATAGGCAAAGATTTATGCCGAGTCCTTATGATCGCTTACCGGGAAGAGGCGAGCCACTAGAATATAAAGAAGCGGTTCGAATTATAAATCCAGTCGAAAAAGAATTCGAAGGagaa GttgatgacaaatatctataTTCGTGTGACGATAAAGATAACAAAGTCCATGGATGGATTTCTATGGACCCTGGTGTCGGATTCTGGTTAATCACACCTAGTAATGAGTTTAGAACTGGTGGACCGTTCAAGCAGGACTTGACGTCACACGTTGGCCCAACTACTCTTGCG atatttgtgACTCCACATTATGGTGGAACAGATCTTGTTGTGAAACTTAAAGAAGGAGAGGAATGGAAAAAAGTGTATGGCCCTGTTTTTATCTACCTCAATTCTGATACAAAAGGAGAC ATGAACTCGGAAATCCAAAGTTGGCCCTATACATTTCCAGCGTCCAAAGATTTTCCAAAATCCTTTCAAAGAGGCTTAGTCAAGGGTAGATTACTAGTTAAAGATGCATACATGAGCGACACAAACATTATTGCTAAAAACGCTTATGTTGGATTAACCGCACCTGGGATTGCTGGTTCTTGGCAAAGAGAAAACAAA GGATACCAATTTTGGACAACAACAAATGAAGATGGTTCATTCATTATTGAAAATGTACGTGAAGGAAACTATAATCTTTACGCATCAGTCTCCGGTTTCATTGGTGACTATAGATACGATACCGCCATAAACATAACAGCag GTGCCGTTGTGGAGGTTCATGACCTAATATATCAACCTCCAAGAGACGGGCCTACATTGTGGGAGATTGGCATTCCTGATCGTTCTGCTGCGGAATTCTTCATTCCTAACCCTAATCCTTTATATGTAAACAAGCTTTACTTAAATCACACCGACAAGTTCAGACAATATGGGTTGTGGGAAAGATATGCGGAATTGTATCCCGATAATGATTTAGTTTACACGATTGGTGTAAGCGATTACAAGAAAGATTGGTTCTTTGTTCAAGTAACCAG GAAAAATGAGGATAAATCATATAATGGAACAACGTGGCAAATCCGATTTAAACTCGAAAGTGTACAAGAAACGGGTAATTATACATTGCGGTTGGCACTAGCATCTGCTCATGTGGCCAAGCTAGAAGTTCGTATTAACGAAGGAGATGAAGAGTCAATGCCATTGTTATCGACTGGAGCGATTGGAAGAGACAATGCTATTGCAAGACATGGGATCCATGGGTTATATTGGTTGTTTAATGTGAACATTACAGCTTCTATGTTGATGAAGGGAGAAAACATAGTTTATTTGAAACAAGCAGGAAATGATAGTCCATTTAAGGGGATAATGTATGATTATATTCGATTTGAAGGTCCTCCAATTCAAGTTTCCTAA